One Pseudocalidococcus azoricus BACA0444 DNA segment encodes these proteins:
- a CDS encoding GlcG/HbpS family heme-binding protein, protein MPAVALEETPVLSAKIALKAAEAGIEACRVQGYGVTATVVNPEGNVIVVIRSDGAGVHTVQTAFNKAYSAVTLANNHNLDTTSGILASMQAKGAVGVGTWPMPPDPLRGITLFPGGVRLMSKGKLVGGLGISGTPVGMTDEGCALKGRDAILNDLK, encoded by the coding sequence ATGCCGGCCGTTGCCCTTGAAGAAACACCAGTACTTTCGGCTAAAATTGCTCTTAAAGCCGCAGAGGCGGGTATTGAGGCCTGTCGGGTGCAAGGTTATGGGGTGACGGCCACAGTGGTCAATCCCGAGGGCAATGTCATTGTCGTAATTCGCAGTGATGGGGCAGGGGTTCATACCGTCCAAACGGCGTTTAATAAGGCTTATTCCGCAGTTACCCTGGCCAATAATCATAATCTTGACACCACATCCGGGATTCTCGCCTCAATGCAGGCCAAGGGGGCGGTTGGGGTTGGAACTTGGCCGATGCCACCGGATCCATTGCGGGGGATTACCCTGTTTCCGGGTGGAGTGCGCTTAATGTCGAAAGGGAAGTTAGTTGGGGGCCTGGGAATTTCTGGAACACCCGTGGGGATGACAGATGAGGGCTGTGCCTTGAAGGGTCGGGATGCCATTCTCAACGACCTCAAGTAA